In Candidatus Falkowbacteria bacterium, a genomic segment contains:
- a CDS encoding methyltransferase domain-containing protein has protein sequence MKYYFVLGNHPALSIAELYSRLTIISGNYIKPDIFIAEVSDDINCEEFLDTIGGTIKMGKIITSIDNKPHSIFTTSLDFLREAPKQGKFNFGLSSYAKPRIDTKKVGLALKQALKNEDISCRFVVSKEKTLSSVVVEQNKLVGTGRELVYIGSNNQILCGVTLAVQPFKKLSERDYGRPARDDRSGMLPPKLAQIMINISGAKKDESILDPFCGSGTVITEAILMGFNTIIGSDISAKAIEDTRTNIRWVKDIYRRQINPELKIVDARQLSKYYKLDSVGAIITETYLGPQRGAIDIQKVSRELGELYNQALKEIFLVLKKGGRAVIALPAFMSNGRPILLELNIGKFKNETIVPHNLDIHLGITTRNSFVYGRDDQKVWREIIILGK, from the coding sequence ATGAAATATTATTTTGTTTTAGGCAATCACCCCGCCCTCTCAATTGCTGAATTATATTCTCGATTGACTATAATTTCTGGTAACTATATTAAACCGGATATTTTTATTGCCGAGGTTTCCGATGATATTAACTGTGAAGAGTTTTTGGATACCATTGGGGGCACAATAAAAATGGGCAAAATCATTACGAGTATTGATAATAAACCGCATAGTATCTTTACAACAAGTTTGGATTTTTTACGTGAAGCCCCAAAACAAGGAAAGTTTAATTTTGGGCTCTCTAGCTATGCAAAGCCGAGAATAGATACAAAAAAAGTTGGTTTAGCATTAAAACAAGCTTTAAAGAATGAGGATATAAGTTGTAGATTTGTGGTGAGCAAAGAAAAGACTTTATCAAGTGTGGTTGTTGAACAGAATAAATTAGTTGGGACTGGACGAGAATTAGTATATATTGGCAGTAATAACCAAATACTTTGTGGGGTTACTCTGGCTGTTCAACCATTTAAAAAATTATCAGAACGTGACTATGGTCGACCAGCACGAGATGATCGCTCGGGAATGTTGCCACCTAAATTAGCACAGATTATGATAAACATATCTGGTGCAAAAAAGGATGAAAGCATTCTAGATCCATTTTGTGGATCCGGTACAGTCATTACCGAAGCAATATTAATGGGATTTAATACGATTATTGGCAGTGATATTTCAGCTAAGGCAATTGAAGATACACGGACAAACATTCGCTGGGTAAAAGATATATATAGAAGACAAATAAATCCTGAATTAAAAATTGTTGATGCTCGTCAACTTTCAAAATATTATAAACTAGATTCAGTTGGTGCAATTATTACAGAAACTTATTTAGGTCCGCAACGTGGAGCTATTGATATTCAAAAAGTTTCTCGTGAACTTGGTGAATTATATAATCAGGCTCTTAAAGAAATATTTTTAGTTTTAAAAAAAGGCGGCAGAGCAGTGATTGCCTTACCAGCCTTTATGAGTAATGGACGTCCGATCTTATTGGAATTAAATATTGGAAAATTTAAAAATGAAACTATAGTTCCTCACAATCTTGATATTCATCTTGGTATCACCACCCGAAATAGTTTTGTTTATGGTCGTGATGATCAAAAAGTCTGGCGGGAAATTATTATTTTGGGAAAATAA
- the rpsF gene encoding 30S ribosomal protein S6 — MSKTKSSDIPHYELLCLFSNKFSETEVEPIRQRIGKLITDNGGQITSEEYWGKRKLAYDVDGFRHGYYHLIEFNIDGPKLQEVTNRLRLSSDILRHQVIKKKLKTAAELKAEEEMAKKIAAHRKANETVAEKEEKVDDKRTDLKDLDQEFDKIIDASNLL, encoded by the coding sequence ATGTCTAAAACGAAGTCATCTGATATTCCACATTATGAACTGTTGTGCTTGTTCTCAAACAAGTTTAGCGAAACAGAAGTTGAACCTATTCGCCAACGCATAGGAAAATTAATCACTGACAATGGTGGTCAAATTACCAGTGAAGAATACTGGGGAAAAAGAAAATTAGCCTATGATGTTGACGGTTTTCGTCATGGTTACTACCATTTAATTGAATTTAATATTGACGGACCAAAATTACAGGAAGTTACTAATCGTTTACGACTTTCCAGTGATATTCTTCGTCACCAGGTTATTAAAAAGAAACTAAAAACAGCCGCTGAATTAAAAGCTGAGGAAGAAATGGCCAAAAAAATTGCCGCTCATCGCAAAGCCAATGAAACAGTAGCAGAAAAAGAAGAAAAAGTAGATGATAAACGGACAGATTTAAAAGATCTAGATCAAGAATTTGATAAGATTATTGACGCCAGCAACCTACTATAG
- a CDS encoding single-stranded DNA-binding protein has translation MNLNKAMIIGNVTRDPEVRQTANGATVTSFSVATNFFWNDPSGQRQERVEFHNIVAWRKLAEICGQYLHKGSKVYIEGRLQTRDWADKTTGQKRYTTEIVAENMIMLDKLPANGSRQNSSQPFGGNGQNNYSQPSVPSEPIINYGEEIAPTQFSDAGGFAPSDDEIKVENIPF, from the coding sequence ATGAATCTTAATAAAGCAATGATCATCGGTAACGTTACCCGAGATCCTGAAGTTCGTCAGACTGCTAATGGAGCAACAGTTACTTCATTTTCAGTGGCTACAAACTTCTTTTGGAATGACCCGTCTGGTCAACGCCAAGAACGTGTAGAATTTCATAATATTGTAGCTTGGAGAAAATTGGCAGAAATTTGTGGTCAATATCTACACAAAGGTTCAAAGGTATATATTGAAGGACGTTTGCAAACTCGCGACTGGGCTGATAAAACAACTGGCCAAAAACGCTATACAACCGAAATTGTCGCCGAAAATATGATTATGTTAGATAAGCTCCCAGCTAATGGAAGTCGTCAAAATAGTAGTCAACCATTTGGTGGCAATGGCCAAAATAATTACAGTCAACCTTCTGTTCCTTCAGAACCAATCATCAACTACGGAGAGGAAATAGCCCCAACTCAATTCAGTGATGCCGGTGGCTTTGCTCCATCAGATGATGAAATAAAAGTTGAAAATATTCCCTTCTAA
- a CDS encoding 30S ribosomal protein S18, protein MSEASTKQKKQCYFKSNNIKEIDYKDVELLKKFINSYGQILPSRRTGVSAKYQRKLAEAVKRARIMALLHFPNQRR, encoded by the coding sequence ATGTCAGAAGCATCTACTAAACAAAAGAAACAATGTTACTTTAAAAGTAACAATATAAAAGAAATTGATTATAAAGATGTTGAACTCTTAAAAAAGTTTATCAACTCATATGGTCAAATTCTACCAAGTCGTCGTACTGGTGTCTCAGCCAAGTATCAACGTAAGTTAGCTGAAGCTGTAAAACGGGCTCGTATCATGGCTCTTTTACATTTTCCAAATCAACGTCGCTAA
- the efp gene encoding elongation factor P, with product MLSLTEIKVGSLIVLNGEPYIVTKSEHHKMGRGGAVLKTKLKNLVTGNVVEKTWQGNDRAEEADVEKRKANYLYKDESFAYFMDNESYEQFNLPLDQLGGKEKFMKDGIDVTVMHFDGQPMSVELPIKVELTVASAPPGVRGNSAGNVMKTAELETGALISVPMFVETGDVIRINTENEQYVERA from the coding sequence ATGTTAAGCTTAACCGAAATCAAAGTTGGTAGCCTAATTGTCCTAAATGGTGAACCATATATTGTCACCAAATCAGAACATCATAAAATGGGACGTGGTGGCGCTGTCTTAAAAACTAAATTAAAAAATTTAGTAACCGGAAATGTCGTTGAAAAAACCTGGCAAGGTAATGACCGAGCTGAAGAAGCTGATGTTGAAAAACGTAAAGCTAATTATTTGTATAAAGATGAAAGCTTTGCCTATTTTATGGACAATGAAAGTTATGAGCAATTTAACTTACCCCTTGATCAACTTGGCGGAAAAGAAAAGTTTATGAAAGATGGTATTGATGTCACGGTTATGCACTTTGACGGACAACCAATGTCAGTTGAGCTACCAATCAAAGTTGAACTAACTGTTGCCTCTGCCCCTCCCGGTGTTCGTGGTAATTCAGCCGGAAACGTTATGAAAACCGCTGAACTGGAAACCGGAGCCTTAATTAGCGTTCCAATGTTTGTAGAAACAGGAGATGTTATCAGAATAAATACTGAAAACGAACAGTACGTCGAAAGAGCTTAA
- the recA gene encoding recombinase RecA, with protein sequence MPEEKKSKADKAENNPTDKQQAAAAAMDQIKTMFGDGAIMKFGEVKNAEVEAVSTGCVSLDMALGVGGVPRGRIIEIFGPEASGKTTLAQHVIAEVQRQGGIAAFIDAEHALDPDYAVKLGVNIKDMLISQPDTGEQALEILETLVRSNAIDVVVVDSVAALVPKKEIEGDMGDSHMGLQARLMSQALRKLTGIVSKTKTIVIFINQTRMKIGVFFGNPETTTGGTALKFYCSVRLEVRRSAQIKQGERIIGNRVKCKVVKNKVAAPFKTCEFDIMYNEGISLSGDLLDTGVAFGVVTKSGNSYSYGEMKLGVGRENAKTTLRADKKTMKEIRNKILAEAKLKDSEQQN encoded by the coding sequence ATGCCAGAAGAAAAAAAGTCCAAGGCTGACAAAGCCGAAAATAACCCTACCGATAAGCAACAAGCAGCCGCCGCGGCTATGGATCAGATCAAAACTATGTTTGGCGATGGTGCCATCATGAAATTTGGTGAAGTTAAAAATGCTGAAGTTGAAGCTGTCTCAACTGGTTGTGTTTCACTTGATATGGCTTTAGGAGTCGGTGGCGTGCCACGTGGACGTATTATTGAAATTTTTGGTCCTGAGGCTTCAGGAAAAACAACCTTAGCTCAACATGTAATTGCAGAAGTGCAACGTCAAGGTGGCATTGCTGCGTTTATTGATGCTGAACATGCTCTTGATCCTGATTATGCGGTTAAGCTTGGTGTGAACATTAAAGACATGTTAATCAGTCAACCTGATACCGGGGAACAGGCCTTGGAAATTCTAGAAACCCTGGTTCGTTCTAATGCGATTGATGTGGTTGTTGTTGACTCTGTGGCGGCCTTAGTACCGAAAAAAGAAATTGAAGGTGATATGGGTGATTCACACATGGGTTTGCAAGCTCGTTTGATGAGTCAGGCATTGCGAAAGTTAACCGGTATTGTTTCTAAAACAAAAACCATCGTTATTTTTATCAACCAGACTCGTATGAAGATTGGAGTGTTCTTCGGTAATCCAGAAACAACCACTGGTGGAACAGCTTTGAAGTTTTATTGCTCAGTTCGCCTTGAAGTTCGTCGTAGTGCTCAGATTAAGCAGGGTGAAAGAATTATTGGTAACCGGGTAAAGTGTAAAGTGGTTAAGAATAAAGTGGCTGCTCCGTTTAAAACTTGTGAATTTGATATTATGTATAATGAAGGTATTTCTTTGTCTGGAGATTTGCTAGATACTGGTGTAGCTTTTGGAGTTGTTACGAAATCAGGAAATTCATATTCATATGGTGAAATGAAACTAGGAGTTGGCCGAGAAAATGCTAAGACCACGCTTCGGGCAGATAAAAAAACAATGAAAGAAATTAGAAATAAGATTTTAGCTGAAGCAAAGCTCAAAGATTCAGAGCAACAGAATTAG
- a CDS encoding helix-turn-helix domain-containing protein — protein MSFFQRNPILLDEATVAEQLRRGRQAKNITLAEAAKRLKIRAYYLEALEKAQYHSLPTGVYGRNFVREYALFLGIDSRRLLAQFGRETNYKPSSDKDLFERKIVSRSSLIVLPQLLRNAIIGFLITACLVYLVFLLQRIFEPPMLVISYPPDNFTTSDINLVIQGQSEPETDIKINGQNVLADNQGNFDREVYLQQGINVIIVTSEKKYSRTATVTKQVLVK, from the coding sequence ATGTCTTTTTTTCAACGCAATCCTATATTACTTGACGAAGCCACGGTGGCTGAGCAATTACGACGAGGGCGTCAGGCCAAAAACATTACCTTGGCAGAAGCAGCTAAGCGACTTAAAATTAGAGCCTATTACTTAGAAGCTTTAGAAAAAGCTCAGTATCATTCCTTACCAACAGGTGTATATGGTCGAAATTTTGTTAGAGAATATGCCTTATTTCTGGGCATTGATAGTCGTCGTTTATTAGCTCAATTTGGGCGTGAGACAAATTATAAGCCAAGTTCTGATAAAGATCTTTTTGAGAGAAAAATTGTTTCTAGAAGCAGTTTAATAGTCTTGCCCCAGCTCTTACGAAATGCTATAATTGGATTCTTAATTACTGCTTGTTTAGTGTATCTTGTTTTTCTACTTCAGCGTATTTTTGAGCCTCCAATGCTGGTTATTAGCTACCCTCCGGATAATTTTACTACCTCAGATATTAATTTAGTAATACAGGGTCAGAGTGAACCGGAGACTGACATCAAAATTAATGGTCAAAATGTGTTAGCGGATAATCAAGGAAATTTTGATCGAGAGGTATATTTACAGCAAGGAATAAATGTAATTATCGTTACGTCTGAAAAGAAATATAGCCGCACAGCTACAGTTACCAAGCAAGTTTTAGTTAAATAA
- a CDS encoding extracellular solute-binding protein, protein MRKKISIVFLLLVFVVTAGAGCTSSKKPVQKALDSVTLNYWRVWDGQDDLKPIIDAYNTSQPNIKINYRKLSYDEYEAALLDAWAEDRGPDIFSIQNTWIRKYQTKIAPMPENITMIRPVVTGTFKKEVVGEVQTKKSISLSEVKQNFVDAVAPDVIISTDGKEKVYGLPLFIDTLAMYYNKDLLNNAGIPELSPYWNQDFQQQVKKLTKQDVRGELIQSGVALGGSKNIERSSDILSALMMQNGAVMMEGNTVTFNRIPSVFRDRQGYNPGVDAIRFYSDFANPAKEVYSWNSSLDNSLQHFINGKLAIFFGYSYHLPIIQSQAPKLNFGIAKFPQIEGNPTEANTANYWVETVSAKTKYPNEAWDFVQFMTTKPEQAKMYLERVRKPAALRTLLKEQLADDTLKVFASQVLTAKNWYRGKDVIAAEGALNEMIDAVIVNSEEIEKVVNLAVSRIQQTIGR, encoded by the coding sequence ATGCGTAAAAAAATTTCAATTGTATTTTTACTATTAGTTTTTGTTGTAACTGCCGGAGCTGGATGTACTTCTTCAAAAAAGCCAGTTCAAAAGGCCTTGGACTCAGTTACCTTAAACTATTGGCGGGTTTGGGATGGTCAAGATGATCTTAAACCGATTATTGATGCATACAATACATCTCAGCCAAACATTAAGATTAATTATCGTAAGCTCAGTTATGATGAATATGAAGCAGCTCTCTTGGATGCCTGGGCAGAAGACCGTGGCCCAGATATTTTTTCTATTCAAAACACTTGGATTAGAAAATACCAAACCAAGATAGCGCCAATGCCTGAGAATATTACAATGATACGTCCAGTCGTGACGGGAACTTTTAAAAAAGAAGTGGTTGGTGAAGTTCAAACAAAAAAGAGTATTTCGTTAAGTGAGGTAAAGCAGAATTTTGTTGATGCGGTCGCTCCTGATGTTATTATCTCAACTGATGGAAAAGAGAAAGTTTATGGCCTGCCTTTATTTATTGATACCTTAGCCATGTATTATAATAAAGATTTATTAAATAATGCTGGTATTCCAGAATTATCACCATATTGGAATCAAGATTTTCAACAACAAGTAAAAAAATTAACTAAGCAAGATGTTCGTGGTGAGTTGATTCAATCAGGTGTGGCTCTTGGAGGTTCAAAAAATATTGAGCGATCTTCGGATATTCTTTCAGCCTTAATGATGCAAAATGGTGCTGTTATGATGGAAGGAAATACTGTTACTTTCAATAGGATTCCAAGTGTTTTCCGTGATCGACAAGGCTACAACCCTGGAGTTGATGCGATTCGTTTTTATAGTGATTTTGCTAACCCAGCTAAAGAAGTATACAGTTGGAATAGTAGTTTAGATAATTCTTTGCAACATTTTATTAATGGCAAACTAGCAATATTTTTTGGTTATTCATATCACTTGCCAATAATTCAATCTCAAGCACCAAAGTTAAATTTTGGCATTGCTAAGTTCCCACAAATTGAAGGTAATCCAACCGAAGCTAATACAGCTAATTATTGGGTGGAAACAGTTTCGGCAAAAACAAAGTATCCAAATGAAGCCTGGGACTTTGTGCAGTTTATGACAACAAAACCAGAGCAAGCTAAAATGTATCTTGAAAGAGTTCGTAAACCGGCAGCCCTGCGCACTCTCTTAAAAGAACAATTGGCTGACGATACATTAAAGGTATTTGCTTCACAAGTCTTAACTGCAAAAAATTGGTATCGTGGAAAAGATGTTATTGCAGCTGAGGGCGCTCTTAATGAAATGATTGATGCGGTTATTGTTAATAGTGAAGAAATAGAAAAAGTAGTTAATTTAGCTGTTAGTCGTATCCAACAAACAATTGGGCGTTAA
- a CDS encoding YifB family Mg chelatase-like AAA ATPase, with product MSSKIFSAAIVGLNAEIIEVEAEIGGGELGSFAIVGLPDMAVSESRERVRSAVRNSNVEFPRIKVTVNLAPANLKKQGPNYDLPIAVSILLVSKKIPQTKLLSSSLFIGELALSGQVRPVQGILPITLAARRQGNTTIFVPLTNAPEAKLVKGIDIRPVRNLAELIDHLRNIKMIAEYVHHQQIEVVKPTQWNMSEISGQEQAKRALEIAAAGGHNMLMSGVPGSGKTLLARTMSSILPTLQFEEAIEITKIYSVAGRLNAHHSLIQERPFRSPHHSASATALVGGGSWPRPGEISLAHRGVLFLDEFGEFSRAVLEHLRQPLEDGYITISRAAGNLLFPAKFMLVAAMNPCPCGYSGDLEKKCSCSMQQIINYKKRISGPILDRIDLHITVPRVSFLKLTNQRKVETSDTIKRRVQAAREYQIQRFKNHLEVLTNRDMSSALVRQFCVLDTSSGQLLREASSRLHLSARAYFRVLKVARTIADLEGSQMIEAKHVAEALQYRQSID from the coding sequence ATGTCATCAAAAATATTTTCCGCAGCTATTGTCGGGTTGAATGCTGAAATTATTGAAGTTGAAGCTGAGATTGGTGGCGGAGAACTCGGTTCTTTTGCCATTGTTGGATTGCCAGATATGGCAGTTTCTGAATCAAGAGAGAGGGTTCGCAGTGCGGTTAGAAATTCTAATGTAGAATTTCCAAGAATTAAAGTAACTGTTAACTTAGCCCCAGCTAATCTTAAAAAGCAAGGACCAAATTATGATTTGCCAATCGCGGTTAGTATATTACTAGTTTCAAAAAAAATTCCTCAAACAAAACTCCTTAGCTCTTCCTTATTTATTGGTGAACTTGCCTTATCGGGACAAGTTAGACCAGTTCAGGGAATTTTGCCAATTACCTTGGCAGCACGGCGCCAAGGTAATACAACAATTTTTGTGCCTTTGACAAACGCACCGGAAGCAAAGTTAGTTAAAGGTATTGATATTAGACCGGTGAGAAATTTAGCAGAGCTCATTGATCACTTACGAAATATAAAAATGATTGCAGAGTATGTTCATCATCAACAAATTGAAGTAGTAAAGCCAACACAGTGGAATATGTCAGAAATTTCTGGTCAAGAGCAAGCTAAAAGAGCTTTGGAAATCGCAGCCGCCGGGGGTCATAATATGCTTATGTCGGGTGTGCCTGGATCTGGAAAAACATTATTAGCTCGAACAATGTCATCAATTTTACCAACCCTTCAATTTGAAGAAGCTATAGAAATTACTAAAATCTATAGCGTCGCAGGACGTCTTAACGCGCATCACTCATTGATACAAGAAAGACCCTTCCGATCCCCTCATCATAGTGCATCAGCCACTGCTCTGGTTGGAGGAGGTAGTTGGCCACGACCTGGGGAAATATCTTTGGCGCATCGTGGAGTATTATTTCTTGATGAGTTTGGAGAGTTTTCAAGAGCAGTCTTGGAGCATTTACGTCAGCCATTGGAAGATGGATATATTACGATTAGTCGAGCTGCTGGCAATTTATTATTTCCAGCCAAATTTATGTTAGTGGCTGCTATGAATCCCTGTCCTTGTGGTTACTCTGGAGACTTAGAAAAAAAATGCTCTTGTTCTATGCAACAAATTATTAATTACAAAAAAAGAATTTCTGGACCAATCTTGGATAGAATTGATTTACATATTACAGTGCCCAGAGTGTCATTTTTAAAATTAACCAATCAAAGAAAGGTAGAAACATCAGATACAATTAAAAGACGAGTTCAAGCTGCTCGTGAATATCAAATTCAACGATTCAAAAATCATCTTGAAGTTTTGACCAACCGAGATATGTCCTCAGCCTTGGTTAGGCAGTTTTGTGTATTAGATACTAGCTCAGGGCAATTATTACGGGAAGCTTCAAGTCGCCTTCATTTGTCAGCTAGAGCCTATTTTCGCGTCTTAAAAGTTGCTCGCACTATTGCTGATCTTGAAGGCAGTCAAATGATTGAAGCAAAACATGTGGCTGAAGCTTTGCAGTATCGGCAATCAATAGACTAA
- a CDS encoding four helix bundle protein, which translates to MKINRFENIIAWQKGQELTILIYHNLKLNRDYGYKDQIQRASISISNNIAEGFERRSNKELKNYLYIAKGSVAEVRSMLYIGKELKYFSTEQFDLLYLLSIQISKLLSGFIKTL; encoded by the coding sequence ATGAAAATAAATAGATTTGAGAATATAATCGCTTGGCAAAAAGGTCAAGAATTAACAATTTTAATTTATCATAATTTAAAATTAAATCGTGACTATGGGTATAAAGATCAAATACAAAGAGCCTCTATATCAATAAGTAATAATATTGCTGAAGGATTTGAGAGAAGAAGTAATAAAGAATTAAAAAATTATTTATATATAGCTAAAGGTTCGGTGGCTGAAGTTAGGTCAATGTTATATATAGGAAAAGAATTAAAATATTTTTCTACAGAGCAGTTTGATTTACTCTATTTATTATCTATTCAGATATCAAAATTACTCTCTGGGTTCATAAAGACTTTATGA
- the groL gene encoding chaperonin GroEL (60 kDa chaperone family; promotes refolding of misfolded polypeptides especially under stressful conditions; forms two stacked rings of heptamers to form a barrel-shaped 14mer; ends can be capped by GroES; misfolded proteins enter the barrel where they are refolded when GroES binds) codes for MAKQIIFNEEARSALKRGVDQLANAVKVTLGPKGRNVVLDKGFGAPTITKDGVSVAKEIELEDKFENIGAEMIKEVASKTNDSAGDGTTTATILAQAMITEGLKLVSSGISPIEIRQGIEKKVAEIVDHLKKNSKQITTKEEIAQVGAISANDKEIGMIIAEAMESVGKEGVITIEEGQSFGVEKEVVEGMQFDKGYVSHYMVTNTEAMKAEMTDPYILLTDKKISSIQEVLPLLEKIAQSGRKDIVIIADEIEGEALTTFVLNKLRGTFNVLGIKAPGFGDRRKAMLEDIAVLTGGKVISEEVGLKLENTEITDLGQARKVTATKENTTIVDGAGTKEAIAARVEQIRKEVELSDSDYDKTDLQKRLARLSGGVAVIKVGAATEAEMKEKKDRIEDALNATRAATLEGVVPGGGLALALAGNVFKELSGDDKEGIGAQIVDVAILEPIKQIAANAGKDGSLVLYNIMQEQKNGKSNYGYNAATDTFEDLVEAGIIDPTKVVRSALENAASAAIMFLTTEAVITDKPEAKDNHSHGGGMGGMNPGMMGM; via the coding sequence ATGGCCAAACAAATTATTTTTAATGAAGAAGCACGATCAGCTTTAAAGCGTGGCGTTGATCAACTTGCTAATGCAGTTAAAGTTACACTTGGACCAAAAGGACGAAATGTTGTTTTGGACAAAGGCTTTGGTGCCCCGACAATTACTAAAGATGGAGTCAGTGTTGCTAAAGAAATTGAATTGGAAGATAAGTTTGAAAATATTGGCGCGGAGATGATTAAAGAAGTTGCTTCAAAAACAAATGACTCAGCTGGCGACGGAACAACCACTGCTACAATTCTTGCCCAAGCCATGATTACCGAAGGTTTGAAATTGGTGTCTTCAGGAATTAGCCCAATTGAAATTCGCCAAGGTATTGAAAAGAAAGTTGCGGAGATTGTGGATCACTTAAAAAAGAATTCTAAGCAAATAACTACTAAAGAAGAAATTGCTCAAGTTGGTGCGATTAGTGCTAACGACAAAGAGATTGGAATGATTATTGCCGAAGCCATGGAATCTGTTGGTAAAGAAGGTGTGATTACTATTGAAGAGGGCCAGTCTTTTGGTGTTGAAAAAGAAGTGGTTGAAGGTATGCAGTTTGATAAGGGTTATGTCTCTCATTATATGGTTACCAATACTGAAGCCATGAAAGCAGAAATGACTGATCCATATATATTATTAACAGATAAAAAAATTAGTTCCATTCAGGAAGTATTGCCGTTACTTGAAAAAATTGCCCAGTCAGGCCGCAAAGATATTGTTATAATTGCTGATGAAATTGAAGGTGAAGCTTTAACTACTTTTGTTTTAAATAAACTACGAGGAACCTTTAATGTCCTTGGTATTAAAGCCCCAGGCTTTGGTGATCGTCGTAAAGCTATGCTTGAAGATATTGCAGTGTTGACTGGTGGAAAAGTTATTTCTGAAGAAGTTGGTTTGAAGTTAGAAAATACTGAAATCACTGATCTCGGTCAGGCTCGTAAAGTAACTGCTACTAAAGAGAATACAACTATTGTTGATGGAGCAGGAACCAAAGAAGCGATAGCAGCCCGTGTGGAGCAGATTAGAAAAGAAGTTGAATTAAGTGATTCAGATTATGATAAGACGGATTTACAAAAACGTTTGGCACGACTATCAGGCGGTGTGGCAGTGATTAAAGTTGGTGCTGCCACCGAAGCTGAAATGAAAGAAAAAAAGGATCGCATTGAAGATGCTTTGAATGCTACTCGAGCCGCAACCTTGGAAGGCGTTGTTCCAGGTGGAGGTTTAGCCTTGGCTTTGGCCGGTAATGTCTTTAAAGAATTGTCAGGTGATGACAAGGAAGGGATTGGTGCACAAATTGTAGATGTTGCAATTTTAGAACCTATTAAGCAAATTGCAGCTAATGCTGGAAAAGATGGATCACTAGTTTTGTATAATATTATGCAAGAACAAAAAAATGGTAAAAGTAATTATGGCTATAATGCAGCTACAGACACTTTTGAAGATTTAGTTGAAGCTGGAATTATTGATCCTACAAAAGTTGTTCGTTCAGCTTTGGAAAATGCTGCTTCAGCTGCGATTATGTTCTTAACCACAGAAGCGGTCATTACTGACAAACCAGAAGCAAAAGATAATCATAGCCATGGTGGTGGTATGGGTGGTATGAATCCTGGTATGATGGGGATGTAA
- a CDS encoding co-chaperone GroES, whose translation MTLRPLSDYLIVKPFSDEAVTKSGIVLPDTIDKEKSEKGEVISAGPGKRLDNGQVAPMEVKVGDKVMFKKYSPDEIKVEGVEYLVIRESDVMLIVE comes from the coding sequence ATGACATTACGACCACTCTCAGATTATTTAATTGTTAAACCTTTTAGTGATGAAGCAGTTACTAAATCAGGAATTGTCTTGCCGGATACGATTGATAAAGAAAAATCAGAAAAAGGTGAAGTTATTTCGGCTGGCCCAGGTAAGCGTTTGGATAATGGACAAGTAGCTCCGATGGAAGTTAAAGTTGGAGACAAGGTTATGTTTAAAAAATACTCACCGGACGAGATTAAAGTTGAAGGAGTTGAATATTTAGTTATTCGTGAATCTGATGTGATGCTCATAGTTGAGTAA